In Neovison vison isolate M4711 chromosome 11, ASM_NN_V1, whole genome shotgun sequence, one genomic interval encodes:
- the LOC122890049 gene encoding BTB/POZ domain-containing protein KCTD2-like, giving the protein MAELQLDPAMAGLGGGGGSGLGDGGGPGRGPPSPRPVGPTPGGHGRPPAPAAPPLEPGPGPPERAGGGGAARWVRPNVGGTYFVTTRQTLGREPKSFLCRLCCQEDPELDSDKDETGAYLIDRDPTYFGPILNYLRHGKLIITKELAEEGVLEEAEFYNIASLVRLVKERIRDNENRTSQGPVKHVYRVLQCQEEELTQMVSTMSDGWKFEQLISIGSSYNYGNEDQAEFLCVVSRELNNSTNGIVIEPSEKAKILQERGSRM; this is encoded by the coding sequence ATGGCGGAACTGCAGCTGGACCCGGCGatggctgggctgggagggggtggCGGGAGCGGGCTGGGCGATGGGGGCGGCCCAGGCCGCGGACCCCCAAGCCCTCGCCCCGTCGGCCCCACGCCCGGGGGGCACGGCCGCCCACCCGCCCCTGCCGCGCCTCCGCTGGAGCCGGGTCCCGGGCCACCAGAGCGGGCAGGGGGCGGCGGCGCGGCCCGCTGGGTCCGACCGAATGTGGGCGGCACTTACTTCGTGACCACCAGACAGACCCTAGGCCGGGAGCCCAAGTCTTTCCTGTGTCGCCTCTGCTGCCAGGAGGACCCGGAGCTGGACTCGGACAAGGACGAGACAGGGGCCTATCTGATTGACAGAGATCCCACCTACTTTGGTCCTATCCTAAACTACCTCCGCCATGGGAAACTCATCATTACGAAGGAGCTGGCAGAAGAAGGTGTTCTGGAAGAAGCGGAGTTTTACAACATTGCATCTCTTGTGCGTCTGGTTAAGGAACGGATACGGGACAATGAGAACAGAACTTCTCAGGGCCCCGTGAAGCACGTGTACAGAGTCCTGCAGTGCCAGGAGGAGGAGCTTACGCAGATGGTCTCCACTATGTCCGATGGGTGGAAATTTGAACAGCTGATCAGCATCGGCTCTTCCTATAACTACGGAAATGAGGATCAGGCAGAATTCCTCTGTGTCGTCTCTAGAGAACTAAATAATTCTACCAATGGCATTGTCATAGAGCCCAGTGAAAAGGCAAAGATTCTTCAGGAGAGAGGATCTCGGATGTAA